The nucleotide window AATTATGGCTAAAGCATTAATAAGGCATAATGTAATTTTAACAGCTGGAACAGATGCTAATGTTACTGGTGTAGTACCTGGATTCTCTTTACATGATGAATTTGAATCATTAAAAAAATGTGGTATGTCAAACTCTAAAATTCTTCATAGTGCAACAGTTGCTCCTGCTGAATGGATGAAAAGTAATACTGGTAAAATTAAAATTGGTTATGACGCTGATTTGGTTCTTTTAAATAAAAATCCTTTAGAAGATATAAAAAACACGAAATCAATTAACACAGTAATTGCTAATGGAAAATTGTTAAACAGAAGAAGTTTAGACAAAATGTTGCAATTAGTAAAAGAAGCTAATCATAGAAGTAGAAAAATAAACATTGATAAATATATTGAATAAAAAATACCTAGTTTAATACTTTTGAATAATCAATAAAGAAAAATTACTGTTATTTCTAGTGGTAGTTAGAGTGCAAATTAAAAAGTTTGCACTTTTTTGATTATTATAATTACATTTTATAAGTTAGTTCGTCTAATAGTTAATTAGAATCTATAGGTCTTAATTAAATCTGTACTGATGATTCTATCATACTAAAAATACAATCAATGTGCGAATCCAATTTAAATTTATTTAACCTAATCATAATTGCATCTGTTTTTATAGGAACAACATTCGGAATGTTACTTATTTTTACTAAACGAATTAATAGAAAAGCTAATATTTTACTTGGTTTAGTTACCTTTATTATTGTGTTATGGAATATTTGGGTATTAAGTTTAGATTTTCAAATAACAAATTACTTCCCATTATTTTATATAATCCCTTTAAATTTTTCACTAGCTCTTGGTCCATTATTATATTTATACGTAAAAAGAATAACCAATTTTAATCATCTTTTGTCTAAAAAAAGTTTTCTTCATTTTTTACCTTTATTATTAGAATTAGTTGTTCACTTAATTATAAGCTATGATGCTTTTTCAAATAATATTATTGGTATTGAAACAAACACTTACCTTAAATTAATGCCTATTTTACAGTTATTTGCTATTATTTCCATTGTCACATACTCTTTCTTTGCTTTAAAATCTATTAAAAAATATCATTCATGGCTGCATAAAAACTATAGTAATAATGATGCTTATAAATTAAAGTGGCTTTACAGGTTAATTATAATATTTGCCCTTCTTTGGTTTTTGTGGGTTCCTTATACTATAATTGACTATGTAGTATTTAATTTTCAGCTAGGCATTAATGATTATTATCCCATGTATGTTTTACTTTCAGTAATAACTATTTGGATAAGTGTTGAAGCTTTTTTAAGACCTGAAATAATTTTACTTGAAGCTAAGAAAGAAAAAAATGACTCTGAAGAAAACAGCACAATTAAAGAAAAAACATCTGAAGAAATTATGAAAAAGGCTTCTTGGTTAAAAGAACAAATGCTAATAAATCTTTTTTACCTTAACTCAGAATTGACACTAAAGTCTTTAGCAGAAAGCCTTAACATGCATCCTAATATTTTATCTAAAGTAATAAACGAAGGTTTAGGTAAAAACTTTTCAGACTTTGTAAATGAATATCGCGTAAACGCCATTATTGAAAAAATGCAAAATAAAAGATATGACCACATAACTCTATTAGGCTTATCATTTGAATGTGGCTTTAACTCTAAAACCACTTTTAATAGAGTATTTAAAAATATTAAAGGTATTACTCCCTTACAATATAAAAAATCATTGAAAAATACACCTGAAGCACAAAAAATGAGTACCATTCTATAATTTGGAGCTATTGGTACTTCCTTTGAATAGTAAGTTTGTTGAATAACATAATTTAATATTCAAAAAATGAAATTAAAATACAATTTAATCTTTCTTACTTACCTTATAATCTTTTGTAATACTATAATTAGTTTTGCACAAAAAAAGGAAATTGAAAATATTAATTTTTCAAAAATTAATTTTCAAAAAGTTAAAATCACTCCAAATTACTATTCTAATAAATTCATTTTAAATAAAGATGAATTTCTAAACATTCATTTTAACTTAAATAAGCCTCTTATTGAAAGTTTGAAGTCATTGGCTCCTAACTTAACGCAAAATCAATTATTAAATAAGGGAAATTTCCAATTCACATTTTTAATAAATGGTAAAAAAGTTTATGTTGAAAACTTAAATAAAGGTGCTGGTAGTATTAAAAGTAAAACAACTCAACTTAAATTTTTAATTCCGCTACTATATCCAAAACAAATTGATTTTTGGGGATGGTTTATGTGGTTAAAATTTATGAAAATTGGTGGCGGACAAGATTATTTTAGTGAAGGTAATCATTCTTTATCCATTCAAATAAGACCTTATATAAAAGAAAAAAAAGTGAAAGTTGGAAAAATTATAGCACAAGGAAATATCGCTATAAAAGTAGCAAAAATAACAGTAGATGAACGTTTAATACCAGTTCAAGAAATACTACCAAATAGTGGTTGGGAATTATCTAATGATAAATATAACCATCAAAAAATAGAGGCTTTAAATAGGAAAATAGCTGAAAAAAGATTTGAAAATATAAATGGAATTGTTGTTATTAAAAATAATAAACTTTTAATAGAAGAATATTTTAATGGAGAAAATAGAAATAGTTTACATGACGCAAGATCAGTAGGAAAATCATTTGCATCAACACTCCTAGGAATAGCTATTGATGAAAAACATATTAAAAATGAATATGCTTTCTTAAAAGAGTTTTACCAATTAAAATTATTTAAAAATTATACTCAAAAGAAAGATTCTATAACATTAAAGTCTCTTTTAACTATGAGTTCTAGTTTTCTTGGTGATGATACCGATTATAGTAGTCCAGGAAATGAAGAAAACATGTATCCTACAAAAAACTGGTTGAAATTTTCACTTGATCTCCCCTTACATAAACATAAAAAAATAGGACAAGAGTTTACATATTTTACCGCTGGAGTAATCATTTTGGGTGATATTATACATAAATCTGTTCCTAAAGGATTAATTTCTTTTGCTGATACAAAGCTATTCGCTCCTCTTAATATTACTAATTATAAATGGCAATATACTCCTCAAAAAGTTGGTAACACAGCTGGTGGAATACAATTAAGAGCCATTGATTTTGCTAAATATGGGCAGTTATATAAAAATAATGGTCAATGGAAAGGTAAACAGATTTTAACAAAAAAATGGGTAGATAAAAGTTTGTCTAAACAAATATCTCAATCAAATGCAGGTATAAAAAATAGACATTATGGTTATCTTTTCTGGAATAAAACATACACAGTTGCTAATAAACAGTATGAAGTTTCTTTTGCTAATGGTAGGGGTGGAAATAAAATTTTTATTTTTAAGAACATTCCTTATGTTATTGTAATTACCTCTTCTGCATATAACACTCCAAATGCACATTCTAATGTTGATAAAATGATGGCTCAATATATATTACCCGCAATACTACCAAATTAGTAATATATCTATATTAATACTCATCATTAGCTTTATTGTAAAGCAAATGATGAGTATTAATAATAACTATTTTATTTATATAAAAAAGGTAGTTTTTTAAGCTTATTGTAACCTATATATTTCACCTAGCGTCCAACCATAAAATAATATATAGAAACCATAAAAATGAAAAGAACATCTCTTTCAAAATATTTATTAGCAATTATTTCTTTTATCCTTTTAAATTTTCAAACAATTAGTTATGCTCAAAATTTAGAATCTACTATCGATAGTATATTGCAAAAAAAATATCCTACAAACGCTCCTGGTGCTACTTTTTTGGTTTCAAAAAATGGGAAAATCATATATAATAAAGCTTTTGGTCTTGCTAATCTTGAATTAAATGTTCCTATGCGTCCTAATAATGTTTTTGAAATAGGTTCTATAACTAAACAATTTACGGCTATTTCGATTTTAATGCTAGTAGAACAGGGCAAAATAAAATTAAATGATGATATAACTAAATATATACCTGACTACCCTACTCGTCAAAAAAAAATCACAATACATCATTTATTAAATCACACTTCTGGTATTAAAAGTTATACTTCTCTAAAAAAACTTTATAGTATAGACAAAAATGATATATCTCCTGAAGAACTTATTAATCTATTTAAAAACGAACCTATGGATTTTAATCCTGGTGAGTATTATAAATATAACAACTCAGGCTATGTAATTCTAGGATATATAATTGAAAAAGTATCAGGTTTAACTTATGAAGAGTTTGTTACTAAAAATATTTTTAAAAGATTAGGCATGAAAAATTCTACGTATGGAAACCATAGAACCATTATTAAAAATAGAGCATCAGGATACCACCTTAAACAAAATTATCAAAACTCTAGGTTTGTTAGTTATACCCTATCCTATTCAGCAGGGGCACTTCTATCCTCTGTTAATGATTTAAATATTTGGCAACATGCATTAACAGAAAATAAGCTTTTAAAAAAAGAAACAATAAAGAAAGCCTTCATTAATTATAGTTTAAAAAATGGTAAGAAAACAAACTATGGGTATGGATGGAATATAAAAACTTTAGGTAATAAAAATTCTTATGAACATGGAGGTTTTATCTTTGGCTTTAAATCAATGGGAGTATATTTACCTGAATCAGGTATTTATGTTATCGGTTTAAATAATTGTGATTGTAATTCTCCAACAAAAGTTACAAGAAAGATTGCAGAAATAGCTCTTAAGCATTTAAACTGAACCCTAAGTAATAAAACTTAAAACCTTACCTAATTGACATCTAATCTTTTTTCAATAACAAAATAATACGTAATTTACATACTTAAGTTAGATTTAAGTTTAAAAGTATGCTAACATCTATTATTTTGTTTTCTGGATTTGCTGGTATTACAGTATTTGTAGGTGGACTCTTGGCTAATTATTTTAATCATCATATTAAAGAAAGCCCAATAAAATACGAAATCACTCATACACTCATGTCATTTGGAGCTGGTATCATTTTGTCTGCCTTAGCATTAGTTTTAATTCCAAAAGGTATGGAAGAACTAAGCTTGGTTCCAATGGCTTTCTCGTTTCTTATTGGGGCAATTCTCTTTATGCGCTTAGATCAGTTTTTAGCAAAAAAAGAAGGAAAAACTGCTACACTGTTGGCCATGATGATGGATTTCATCCCTGAATCAATTGCTTTAGGAGCTGTATTTGCTATTGATTCTAGTGCAGCAACTCTTTTGGCTATATTTATTGGATTGCAAAACTTGCCTGAAGCTTTTAATTCTTACCGCGATCTAGTGCTAAGTGGACTTAGCACTAAAAAAACACTTTTTATATTTTTAGCTTTAAGTTTTTTTGGAATCATCGCTGCTTTAATTGGATACTTTCTTTTAACTGACTCTCCTAAATTAACAGCACATCTAATGACTTTTGCTAGTGGAGGAATTTTATATTTATTAGTCCAAGATATCATACCAGAAAGTAAACTAGAAAAAAATTACTTGACTTCTTTAGGAGCTACATTAGGTTTTCTTGTTGGTATTATAGGTGAAAAGATAGTTTAACTATACTCAAAATAACAAAATAAAGACATTTAATCAATCCCTCACTCCTATTCATTTAAATTACTTTTTTTTATGCATGAAGCATAAATTGCATAAAGATGTCGCATTCATGGCGGGACCAAAAATAGTAATGTCATTATACTTTTGTACTTCATATTTTTAACATTTACACATTGAATAATAAAAGAATTAAGTTTCATAAAACACTATTACATGAAGCTATAAGCATTATCAAAACTCCAATAATAATTGCACTACTTGTAACCATTGTTCGCTATATTTTAGAACTGTTAGGTATTTCTGAAAACATTATTTTCATTATAGGATTACTCTGGTTAACCTTGGGATTTTCCATTTACTGGGGAATAAAATTAAGTGATACTAAAACCCCCTTTATATTACTTCTTTTATGTTTAACTATTTTTTCACCCTTATCAAGAATTCCCGTTGCAATTCTTTGGTGGGTTGATAATAAATGGGAAATTGGAACTCATTATGGATTATATTTTAATAGTTTTGAGCAGGCTTTATTTAATCAAATAATTTATGGCTCTTTAATCCAGCTAATACCTGGCTTCATACTTGGTGCAATTACAATTGCTATTATGCAAAAGCAACATAACAAAAAACATAAAAATGGATAAAAATCATCTAGCAGAAAAGATTAAAGAATTAAGAAATAAAAGAGGTATGTCTCAAGAAGTACTTGCTGAAGAATCTGGTTTAAGTTTAAGAACAATACAAAGAATTGAAAATAGTAACTCAAATCCAACTGGAGAAACGCTTAAACGGTTATCCAATGCTTTACATGTAACTCCAGACGAATTAATTGATTGGAGTGTAAAAAAAGATACTAAAAGTTTACTTTTTTTAAACCTCTCTGCCCTAACTTTTCTGTTTTTTCCACTACTTGGAATTTTAGTGCCTTTTATTGTATTTACAAATAAAAAAGGAAAAGTTAAAAATATTGATACACTAGGGAGAGATTTAATAAACTTTGAAATAACATGGAATATAGTATTATTTTCCCTTCCTATTCTATTATTTATTTTGTCAAAAACGCCACTTATAGAAAACCTTACTCTTAAATTATTTTTTATTTCTATTGGAGTGTTATATTTCTTTAATTTATGTTTTATTCTTTTCAATACTCTAAGAATTAATAATGAAAATATCACTATTTATTATCCTAAAATTAAATTTTTAAAGTAGTTTATACTACCTACATCTGAAGAAGTTATTTTTTTAATTAAAAAAAGTAAATAAAACAATCAATTAATAGAGAAATCAGTATTTTTAACACAATTACTATACTAGCATTAACGGTCATTACATTAAAAAATCGAGGCACTAAAAAATATATTAAACATTATTTTACCCATTGAAAATAAAGATTGGGAAGCAGTAAAACCACATTTATCAGTAGTTAGTTTTGCTGAAAATGAAATATTACTTTCTCCTCCCAATATTTGTAATCATATAATTTTTATTAAAAATGGATCTATAAGATCATATTTCAGAGATGATAATTTAATGGAAACTAATTTATTACTTCGTTCAAAAAATGAATTCATAACCGATTATGAAAGCTTTATTAGTCAGAAACCTTCAACTTTATGGATACAAGCTATTGAAAAAGGAGAAATGATTCTTTTAAATCATAAAGGACTATATTCTCTTTACAACAATTCTTTTTATTGGAATAAATTTGGTAGAATTATAAGTGAGCAAATTTTTATTAATAGTAAACGAAGGACTGAGCAACTTTTATTTTTAAGTCCTAAAGAAAGATATTTACTTCTTTTAAAGGAGTTCCCAGATTTTTTTCAAAAATATTCATTAAAACATATTGCTAGTTATTTAGGTATTACTCCACAATCATTAAGCAGAATTAGAAATCAAATTTCTAAACATTAATTACCCAAAGTTAAGTGCCTATTTTATTTTATTATTTGAAATTTGCTTTAAAATAATAAGATTAATTCCATGAAAACAATTGATATTATTGGTGCTGGAATAGGTGGGTTAACAATGGCAATAGCTTTAGAACAAAAAGGCTTTAAAACAAGAGTTTTTGAACAAACAGAAAACATTAAACCTATAGGTGCTGGCATTATTTTAGCGAATAACGCAATGCAAGTTTATAAAGCACTTGGATTACACAAAATAATTGAAGAAAAAGGAAATCATATTTCTTCACTAAATATTACTAAACCAGATTTAATCCCTCTTTCAAAAGTAAATCTATCAGCATTTGAACATAAATTTGGGGTTAAAAATATTGCAATACACAGAGCTGTTTTACAGCAGATTTTAATTGATCAATTATCTTCTTCTTCTCTTAAATTAAACTATAAGTTAGAAAAAATAACAAAAAATTCAAATGGCCATACCTTAAAGTTTAAAACGGGGCAAACTATTCAATCTTCAACCCTAATTGCTGCAGATGGATTAAACTCAATTGTTAGACAGCAATTATTTTCAAAAACCAATATTAGAAATGTTCAACAATTTTGTTGGAGAGGAATTACAGATTATTCTTTACCTCTAAAGTATCAAAATGAACTTAACGAAGCCTGGGGAAAGTCTAATAGGTTTGGCTTTGTACAAATTGCTAAAAATAAAGTATACTGGTATGCTCTAAAATCTTTTAAAAAAAATAAAGAGGAAATAAATAGCAACAATATCAAAAACCACTTTTCCCTATACAGTAGTATTATTCAAGAAATTATATCTTCTACAAACAAAAAACAGATACATACAGCAGAAATTTCTGATTTAAAACCGATTAAACGGTGGTATAAAGAAAACGTATGCCTCATTGGAGATGCTGCGCATGCAATGACCCCTAATATGGGACAAGGAGCTTGCCAAGCAATAGAGGATGCTTTTATACTTTCTGAATGCTTAAGTAAATATCAAAACGACATTGCTTTTAAAAAATTTCAAAAATTACGAATAAAAAAAGCTCATCAAGTAGTAAAAAAAAGTTGGATGATTGGAAAAATAGCACATTTATCAAACCCTTTTTTAATTAGTATTCGTAATCAAATAATCAAGCTTACGCCAGAATCAATCAATAAGAAACAGTTTAACCAAATTTTTAAAATCTCTCGTTTATGATAACCCTAATTTTTTCTTTAATCTTATTTTTCACCTTCATTGTGTTAGGGAGTT belongs to Tenacibaculum sp. MAR_2010_89 and includes:
- a CDS encoding AraC family transcriptional regulator is translated as MCESNLNLFNLIIIASVFIGTTFGMLLIFTKRINRKANILLGLVTFIIVLWNIWVLSLDFQITNYFPLFYIIPLNFSLALGPLLYLYVKRITNFNHLLSKKSFLHFLPLLLELVVHLIISYDAFSNNIIGIETNTYLKLMPILQLFAIISIVTYSFFALKSIKKYHSWLHKNYSNNDAYKLKWLYRLIIIFALLWFLWVPYTIIDYVVFNFQLGINDYYPMYVLLSVITIWISVEAFLRPEIILLEAKKEKNDSEENSTIKEKTSEEIMKKASWLKEQMLINLFYLNSELTLKSLAESLNMHPNILSKVINEGLGKNFSDFVNEYRVNAIIEKMQNKRYDHITLLGLSFECGFNSKTTFNRVFKNIKGITPLQYKKSLKNTPEAQKMSTIL
- a CDS encoding serine hydrolase; translation: MKLKYNLIFLTYLIIFCNTIISFAQKKEIENINFSKINFQKVKITPNYYSNKFILNKDEFLNIHFNLNKPLIESLKSLAPNLTQNQLLNKGNFQFTFLINGKKVYVENLNKGAGSIKSKTTQLKFLIPLLYPKQIDFWGWFMWLKFMKIGGGQDYFSEGNHSLSIQIRPYIKEKKVKVGKIIAQGNIAIKVAKITVDERLIPVQEILPNSGWELSNDKYNHQKIEALNRKIAEKRFENINGIVVIKNNKLLIEEYFNGENRNSLHDARSVGKSFASTLLGIAIDEKHIKNEYAFLKEFYQLKLFKNYTQKKDSITLKSLLTMSSSFLGDDTDYSSPGNEENMYPTKNWLKFSLDLPLHKHKKIGQEFTYFTAGVIILGDIIHKSVPKGLISFADTKLFAPLNITNYKWQYTPQKVGNTAGGIQLRAIDFAKYGQLYKNNGQWKGKQILTKKWVDKSLSKQISQSNAGIKNRHYGYLFWNKTYTVANKQYEVSFANGRGGNKIFIFKNIPYVIVITSSAYNTPNAHSNVDKMMAQYILPAILPN
- a CDS encoding serine hydrolase, giving the protein MKRTSLSKYLLAIISFILLNFQTISYAQNLESTIDSILQKKYPTNAPGATFLVSKNGKIIYNKAFGLANLELNVPMRPNNVFEIGSITKQFTAISILMLVEQGKIKLNDDITKYIPDYPTRQKKITIHHLLNHTSGIKSYTSLKKLYSIDKNDISPEELINLFKNEPMDFNPGEYYKYNNSGYVILGYIIEKVSGLTYEEFVTKNIFKRLGMKNSTYGNHRTIIKNRASGYHLKQNYQNSRFVSYTLSYSAGALLSSVNDLNIWQHALTENKLLKKETIKKAFINYSLKNGKKTNYGYGWNIKTLGNKNSYEHGGFIFGFKSMGVYLPESGIYVIGLNNCDCNSPTKVTRKIAEIALKHLN
- a CDS encoding ZIP family metal transporter; this translates as MLTSIILFSGFAGITVFVGGLLANYFNHHIKESPIKYEITHTLMSFGAGIILSALALVLIPKGMEELSLVPMAFSFLIGAILFMRLDQFLAKKEGKTATLLAMMMDFIPESIALGAVFAIDSSAATLLAIFIGLQNLPEAFNSYRDLVLSGLSTKKTLFIFLALSFFGIIAALIGYFLLTDSPKLTAHLMTFASGGILYLLVQDIIPESKLEKNYLTSLGATLGFLVGIIGEKIV
- a CDS encoding helix-turn-helix domain-containing protein; the encoded protein is MDKNHLAEKIKELRNKRGMSQEVLAEESGLSLRTIQRIENSNSNPTGETLKRLSNALHVTPDELIDWSVKKDTKSLLFLNLSALTFLFFPLLGILVPFIVFTNKKGKVKNIDTLGRDLINFEITWNIVLFSLPILLFILSKTPLIENLTLKLFFISIGVLYFFNLCFILFNTLRINNENITIYYPKIKFLK
- a CDS encoding Crp/Fnr family transcriptional regulator encodes the protein METNLLLRSKNEFITDYESFISQKPSTLWIQAIEKGEMILLNHKGLYSLYNNSFYWNKFGRIISEQIFINSKRRTEQLLFLSPKERYLLLLKEFPDFFQKYSLKHIASYLGITPQSLSRIRNQISKH
- a CDS encoding FAD-dependent monooxygenase, with product MKTIDIIGAGIGGLTMAIALEQKGFKTRVFEQTENIKPIGAGIILANNAMQVYKALGLHKIIEEKGNHISSLNITKPDLIPLSKVNLSAFEHKFGVKNIAIHRAVLQQILIDQLSSSSLKLNYKLEKITKNSNGHTLKFKTGQTIQSSTLIAADGLNSIVRQQLFSKTNIRNVQQFCWRGITDYSLPLKYQNELNEAWGKSNRFGFVQIAKNKVYWYALKSFKKNKEEINSNNIKNHFSLYSSIIQEIISSTNKKQIHTAEISDLKPIKRWYKENVCLIGDAAHAMTPNMGQGACQAIEDAFILSECLSKYQNDIAFKKFQKLRIKKAHQVVKKSWMIGKIAHLSNPFLISIRNQIIKLTPESINKKQFNQIFKISRL